The Primulina eburnea isolate SZY01 chromosome 6, ASM2296580v1, whole genome shotgun sequence genome contains a region encoding:
- the LOC140833440 gene encoding LOW QUALITY PROTEIN: putative calmodulin-3 (The sequence of the model RefSeq protein was modified relative to this genomic sequence to represent the inferred CDS: inserted 2 bases in 1 codon; substituted 1 base at 1 genomic stop codon) has translation MTLHNRNGSITITEFGNVMLSFGKNPTEAELQDMINEVDTNGNGTIDFPEFLNLTAXKMRDXNSVEELTEAFRVFDKDQNRFISAAGLRHVMANLGEKLTDGVDDEIIREADEDCDGQIDYKEFVNWR, from the exons ATGACCTTGCACAACCGGAATG GTAGTATCACTATCACGGAATTTGGCAATGTGATGCTCTCCTTTGGCAAGAACCCAACAGAAGCTGAACTTCAGGATATGATCAATGAGGTTGATACTAATGGAAATGGAACAATTGATTTCCCTGAGTTTCTCAACCTGACGGCGTAGAAAATGAGAGA AAATTCTGTGGAGGAGCTCACGGAAGCATTCCGGGTTTTCGACAAGGACCAAAACAGGTTCATTTCTGCAGCTGGACTTCGCCATGTTATGGCGAATCTCGGTGAGAAGCTCACCGATGGGGTGGACGATGAGATTATCCGCGAGGCAGATGAGGATTGTGATGGGCAGATCGACTACAAAGAGTTCGTCAATTGGCGATGA